TGGGTGCCTTAAGTGACATGGATCGATTTTAAATATATTAGGTATTAAATGGGTTGTGCCCCAATCTTGCATATGGCAGTAGAAATCGCTGTGTTCTGTTCATGACTTTGATTCGCTGTAGTTTGTAACAGCTGTGTTTCGTTAGACTCTGTAGAATGTTACCAATAATGACTGCCTTTTATGTTGTTGCTGTACTGATCCCTTTGTGAGTATTGGCTTAAATTCAGCACTTCATTCTGAAGGAATGATTTCCACAGAAACTGCATGCTTTTACCAGGTCTGTTTCAGCACCTCCATTCCCATCAAGATGACTGAGTCTTAACTGCAGAAAAATTTGGCACTACCCTCATTGTGACATCCGCAAACACTTTTAATATTGGAAAAGATCCCAAGGCAACATTAATTGAGTTAGTTGTCCTGTTACGTGCCTGAGTAGGCTTAGAACTTTGGAGAAGGAGGAGACTTTGAATTTTGTCTGGTCTGTTGTCTAAAATGAAGAGGGCAACTAGCAGCTGCAAGGTCCTAGAACTTGAGTTTTTGACAAACAATCAAATTTCATTCTCTTCCACCCTTTAACTCTTGGCCCTTCTAACTGCTATGTTTTGGCTAGGGTCCTCGTCCCTAGTCTGTGCCTAGGGTTTCCTTCCCTAGTGTCCCATGGTTTTATGTTCCGTAACAGGAGCAGTTTCTGCGGGAGAAGGTGAAGGTTGGTGGGAAGACTGGAAACCTAGGCAACGTTGTCCAGATTGAGAGCCTGAAAAACAAGATTACTGTCACGTCGGCCAAAAGGTTTTCCAAAAGGTAAGTATTTTGCTCCTTATGTCATTTCCGGTGGTGGAATGGGAGGTTGAGGCTTTTGAGTTCTGACTTTGTGCCATTACCTCAAGGATGGAAGTGGTTTAAGAATGTGTTCCctgccagcatttattttgaATAGTTTCATTTTAATAAAAAAGTGCTTAATTTACATGTTGTACAGAGCATTGAAGAGTCATATTTGACATTTGTGTGATGCTGCTGTGGTTGAAAATCCATGTTGTCTCTGAGCAAGCCACTTGATTAATACCACCGGATGTGGGGGTGCAATCATTCATGTAGCAAACGCATCACAGCGTGGTACAGCACAAAGAATGGGCCATTTGACTGGCCTGTAAATGCTGTCGTCCCTGCAAAGTTCAGATATTTATCCAACTCCCATTTTGATGTGTCAGGTTTAATTTTGGATTAATTCACTGATCATCTCAGCATATTGCCACTGTACCTTGCTTCACATGAGATATGATGCTGTTGGCTTGATTGTGGTGTCCTGTGCCACTTAAGCTTTTGTTGGTGTCAGTGCAATCAGTTGTTAGTAAAACCATTGGACCTTTAAAACATGCAGATATCTGCTTAAGGGCCAGATGTTTCACTGATGTTCAATCTGAAGAACTTGATTATGCTGTCACCTTGACTTAATGCCAAGGAATGACTGAACTGTGTGGAATGGTGTCCTGTCCATCAGGAAGGCTTCAGCCTTCACCCTGGGCGGAATAATACTAACATTTATAGGGCTTTTTTCAGAACTTCTGAAGGACTTTACATTGTTGAATCAACTTTGAAGTTTAGTCACTGTAATATAAGAAACATGTGTTATGACTGATGGGAGTAATCTTGACTGCATCTCTTATGCCCCCTCAGATATCTGAAGTACCTGACCAAAAAGTACTTGAAGAAGAACAACCTGCGAGACTGGCTGCGGGTTATCGCTTCTGATAAAGACAGCTACGAGCTCCGCTACTTCCAAATCAGCCAAGATGAAGAGGAGTCAGAAACGGAGGATTGAACAGAAACCTGAGTTTGGAGACCAAGGACTCTTGTACAAAAAAAAGTTTTCAGAGTGCATCTATATAAAATGTTATTAACTTATTAATAAATCATACTTTCACAGAACAGTTGTTTGGTCCAGAAATTTATATTTGCTGAAAAACACATTTTGTTAAAGCTTTTGACCTTGCATACGTCGGGACATTATAATGTGAGAAGGGCTCTGATGAATTGGCAAATGAACTCTTGTTAAGGCGATTGTACCAGTTTGTTGATGACTGATGTAACTGGTGTTTTTTAAATGTAAACTAAAATGAGGAAAAACAATGTAAAAGTAAAGTTGCCATTATCCTATTGGACCACAGGCTGCTCTCATTTGAGCACAGATCTCAGTAATTTATAAATTAAATATGATACAGTAGGAATGCGTGATGTGGAAACAGTGGGATGGAGAGCAAGCACATCTGTAGTAAGCGTTGCTCAAGGAAGTTCAGCTTGGTGTTGAGCTGGAGTCTTGAACAGATGTTTCAGGGAAAGGGCAAAGTTACCTGGACACTTACTCCAAATAACAGTTGCACCACTTCTTTATTAAGATGAAAAGTAACATAGTTGATTGAGACTCGAGTCCTGAATCTAAAAACAGTAAGCTAAAGTTCTTTGAGATGTTGGATAAGCAATGGCAGGCAtgtacagagagagtggaggaagtGTAATGGTTTATGTCTTTCTGGTATGAAAGTAAAGTGGGAAAGAAGACCTGGCCATGGCAGATAAAGGAAATTAAGGATAGTATATCAAGGAAGGGACATATAAATTGGCCGAAAAGAGCATCCTACCAAATCAACCCCCTACTGTAACCTTGCATTCctaatggctaatccacctaacctgcacattcctgagacgttatggtcaatttaacatggccaatccacctgacctgcacatttatagactgtgggaggaaattgggaGTACCTAggggaaacctacacagacatggggagaatgtgcaaactccacacagactgttgcctggggctagaattgaatctgggttcttggcactgtgaagcagccaTTGCTGACTATGGAGTCACCATATCACCCCTTTGAGAAAGCCTGGAGGAAACAAGCTGATTGCAAGAGTTTTTATAGGTAGGTAAAGAGAACAACATTTATGCAATATGAATATAGATCTTTTGTAATCAATGGAAACGTATAATTTTAATAGGACTAAACagtgtaaatgcaggaaggacatTCACAATGAccagggactccagaactagggTTAAGAGTCTTAAGAGTCCTGAGTaggccatttaagattgagatgaaatttcttcacccagagtggtgagcttgtggaattctctccacagaaagtagttgaggctaaaacattgaatacTTTTGTCAGAGAATTGGCCAATTTCAAATCAAGTTCATGTGCAGACCTTGTGAAATTGACACGCTTGTTTATTTCACAATATCATAGGAAGAAGTCAATGACGGCTCAGGTACAGAATGGCTACTCCGCACTGATGAGTCGAAACCCCTTCCCTCAGTTTACAGTCGATAGGTTAATCACAAGACAGTACAGGTCAAACAATGATAGTTCAATAATACCAAAAAAGGCTAACAATGCCAGCATTGATTACAGTAGTTGAACAATCAGTAGCAGAGTGGCCCATGGTCTGTGGTCATTAATATTAAGCAGTTTGGTGACGTCTTGCCTGCAGGGGCATTGTTTTAGTTAAGGTTCCTCATagagagatgatttggagatgccggtgttggactggggtgtacaaagttataaatcacataacatcaggttatagtccaacaggtttaattggaagcacacgagctttcggagcgacgctccatcTTGAATTGCATCTTTGGGTACCCTGCTGGAGTTTGCCATTCaccccctcaagtctgctccaccatttggcaagatcataactgatctgattgtgccCTCAAGTCCATTTTTCTGCCTACACCCATATCTTTTGACTCATTTAATAGTAAGAATCTACTTATCTTAACCATAAATATATTAAATGACATAACCCTTACCACTCGAATTCCACAAACTCAACCTGCTGacagaacattttctctttttctctgccTTAAGTAAAACCTTTGTTTTAAATTGTTTCCCCCAGCTCCAGTCTCCCAGAGGAAGAAATGTCATTTTGACTATTTCTGTCAAaattttgaatgcctcagttgggCCTACCTCCACCACTTTACCAGGCAGTCATTTTCTAGCCTAACTACACGCTGTGTGAAAAGTGTTTCTCACCCAGGTTGTCAACCACCTTGTATCCAATGTATCAGCATTTGTGAATTACTTGCAGTAGTGTGTTGCAATGTTAGCCACTATGATTTAAAGTTCTAGTTGAATATGTCATGGATTTCACTGTTATCATGGTATAGATTCTCCGACATTCCACCCAATCAGTTTCTACAGCACGACAAATTCTGCTTCAAAGCTCCATCTAAACGCATGTCCCAGACTCTCCCTAATCTCTCTGACCTGGACCATATTCCTTCCTGACCTGATCTGATCGCCTGGGGCATCAGGAAGGGAGTATTGGTGGCTAAGAGACGTTAAAATGGCTTTACTCTCCTCTTGTTCCATTCCCCTTTGTTGAAAAACAGAAAACAACTTCACCTTCAGACTTGAAAATGAACACGTTCTTTGTTTATGAGCATAATGCAGTGTCCAAAAACttataaaatgttaaatttcaccaTATTTATTTGTCTGGAAATTTGAAcaggacagtatagagggagatgtactctgtctctaacccattgctgtacctgtcctgggagtgtttgatggaacaATGTAGAGGAAgattttactttcagtttaaaaaaattatCTTTATTTGCAGTTTAAGGGAGTAGAGGAACCTTTATTTGCAGTTTAACTATATCTAAACCCATGATGTTCGTCGTGGGAGTGCTTCATCAGGACAGTGTTGTGAGAGCTTTACTTAGCTGTACTTTGTAGCTAATCACGTGCTGTACTGTCATGGGAGTGTTCGATGGAGACAGTGTTGAGGGAGATTTACTGTGTACCGAACTACATTCTGTCCCTGTCCTATGAGTGCTTTACAGAAACTAATTCGAAGCAGATTTACTTTgcttactttcagtttaaaagactGAAAGatgctttactctgcatctaatccGTGCTGTacctgatctgaaaatgtgtgaTGGACCATAGTTTAAGTAAGTAGACAGGGTTTATTTACAGTTTATATAAGTAGTGGGAACTTTCATCTCTAGCTAACCCCTTGCCGTATGTATCCTGGGAGTGCTTGTTGGGGACAGCCTGAAGGGAGCTTTAATTTGTATCTAATGCCATGTTGTACCTGACGTGGGAGTATTTGGTGGAGACAGTGTAAAGGAagctttaatctgtatctaaccccgtgttgtacctgttctgggagtgtttgattggggcaGAATTGAGGAAGTCTTGTGTTCAGCTTAAAAGGACAGCTTCATTCTGTATCTAAACCTATGCTGTATATTccttgggaatgtttgatggggaatGTGTAGAGGAAGGTTCAGTTTTAATGTAAAGGTGTAAGGAGAGCATTACCACCAGCTTAAAAGAATAAGGGGAACTTTAGTCTAAATCTAAACCTGTACTGTACCTCTCCTGGAAGTGTTTACTGGGATACTGAGTATCTGCAATCTATATAAGCCAGTGCCCACCAAATTGTAggtcataaataaataaaacatatCACTCCAATTAAGTTTTGTAAGCCTCCTTCCATCAATGTCTTAAACATTGGAATTTCACATTGAAAGTGTACAACATATCCTACAGGTTACTGAACGTGCCAGTAGAGGGCAATACATGACAACATTTGATTGAAGCACAAGAGAAACACTAACTAAACATAGTGTCAAGAGATTTATGGAGTATGCAGTTTGAGCTATCCC
The Hemiscyllium ocellatum isolate sHemOce1 chromosome 13, sHemOce1.pat.X.cur, whole genome shotgun sequence DNA segment above includes these coding regions:
- the LOC132821815 gene encoding ribosomal protein eL22-like 1 isoform X1; the protein is MAPKKSSVHLKAKKKPVWRFTLNLSNPVEDGILDCSNFEQFLREKVKVGGKTGNLGNVVQIESLKNKITVTSAKRFSKRYLKYLTKKYLKKNNLRDWLRVIASDKDSYELRYFQISQDEEESETED
- the LOC132821815 gene encoding ribosomal protein eL22-like 1 isoform X2; this encodes MAPKSSVHLKAKKKPVWRFTLNLSNPVEDGILDCSNFEQFLREKVKVGGKTGNLGNVVQIESLKNKITVTSAKRFSKRYLKYLTKKYLKKNNLRDWLRVIASDKDSYELRYFQISQDEEESETED